In a genomic window of Bubalus bubalis isolate 160015118507 breed Murrah chromosome 17, NDDB_SH_1, whole genome shotgun sequence:
- the LOC102412653 gene encoding SEC14-like protein 3 isoform X1, producing the protein MSGRVGDLSPKQAETLAKFRENVQDVLPALPNPDDYFLLRWLRARNFDLQKSEAMLRKYMAFRKTMDIDHILEWQPPEVIQKYMPGGLCGYDRDGCPVWYDIIGPLDPKGLLFSVTKQDLLKTKMRDCERILHECDLQTERLGRKIETIVMIFDCEGLGLKHFWKPLVEVYQEFFGLLEENYPETLKFMLIVKATKLFPVGYNLMKPFLSEDTRRKIVVLGSNWKEGLLKLISPEQLPAQFGGTLTDPDGNPKCLTKINYGGEIPKSMYVRDQVKAQYEHSAQISRGSSHQVEYEILFPGCVLRWQFASDGGDIGFGVFLKTKMGERQRAVEMTEVLASQRYNSHMVPEDGSLTCTEAGVYVLRFDNTYSFVHAKKVSFTVEVLLPDEGMQKYDKELTPV; encoded by the exons ATGAGCGGCCGAGTGGGAGACCTGAGTCCCAAGCAGGCAGAGACCCTGGCCAAG TTCCGAGAAAATGTCCAGGACGTGTTGCCCGCCCTGCCCAACCCTGatgactatttccttctccgCTGGCTCCGAG CTCGGAATTTTGACCTGCAGAAATCAGAGGCCATGCTCCGCAAG TACATGGCGTTCCGGAAGACCATGGACATTGACCACATCCTTGAATGGCAGCCCCCCGAG GTGATCCAGAAGTACATGCCTGGAGGCCTGTGTGGCTATGACCGAGACGGCTGCCCCGTGTGGTACGACATCATTGGGCCGCTGGACCCCAAGGGCCTGCTCTTCTCGGTCACCAAGCAGGACCTGCTCAAGACCAAGATGAGGGACTGTGAGCGCATCCTGCACGAGTGTGACCTGCAGACCGAGCGG CTGGGGAGGAAGATTGAGACCATCGTGATGATATTCGACTGCGAGGGGCTGGGGCTGAAGCACTTCTGGAAACCCCTGGTGGAAGTGTACCAGGAG TTCTTTGGCCTCCTTGAAGAGAATTACCCAGAGACCCTGAAGTTCATGCTCATTGTGAAAG CCACCAAACTGTTCCCTGTGGGATACAACCTCATGAAGCCCTTCTTGAGTGAGGACACTCGCAGGAAAATTGTAGTGTTGGGAA GCAACTGGAAGGAAGGATTGCTAAAACTCATCAGTCCTGAGCAACTGCCTGCCCAGTTTGGGGGGACCCTGACCGACCCAGATGGGAACCCCAAATGTTTAACCAAG ATCAACTATGGTGGGGAGATCCCCAAGTCCATGTACGTGCGGGACCAGGTGAAGGCTCAGTACGAGCACTCGGCGCAGATCAGCCGCGGCTCCTCGCACCAGGTGGAGTACGAGATCCTGTTCCCAGGCTGTGTCCTCAG GTGGCAGTTCGCGTCGGACGGAGGAGACATTGGCTTCGGAGTTTTCCTGAAGACCAAGATGGGGGAGCGGCAGCGGGCCGTGGAGATGACAGAGGTGCTGGCCAGCCAGCGCTACAACTCCCACATGGTGCCCGAGGACGGGAGCCTCACCTGCACGGAAGCCGGTGTCT ACGTCCTGCGCTTTGACAACACCTATAGCTTTGTCCATGCCAAGAAGGTCAGCTTCACAGTGGAGGTGCTGCTCCCAGATGAGGGCATGCAGAAATACGACAAAGAGCTCACCCCTGTCTAG
- the LOC102412653 gene encoding SEC14-like protein 3 isoform X3 has product MSGRVGDLSPKQAETLAKFRENVQDVLPALPNPDDYFLLRWLRARNFDLQKSEAMLRKYMAFRKTMDIDHILEWQPPELGRKIETIVMIFDCEGLGLKHFWKPLVEVYQEFFGLLEENYPETLKFMLIVKATKLFPVGYNLMKPFLSEDTRRKIVVLGSNWKEGLLKLISPEQLPAQFGGTLTDPDGNPKCLTKINYGGEIPKSMYVRDQVKAQYEHSAQISRGSSHQVEYEILFPGCVLRWQFASDGGDIGFGVFLKTKMGERQRAVEMTEVLASQRYNSHMVPEDGSLTCTEAGVYVLRFDNTYSFVHAKKVSFTVEVLLPDEGMQKYDKELTPV; this is encoded by the exons ATGAGCGGCCGAGTGGGAGACCTGAGTCCCAAGCAGGCAGAGACCCTGGCCAAG TTCCGAGAAAATGTCCAGGACGTGTTGCCCGCCCTGCCCAACCCTGatgactatttccttctccgCTGGCTCCGAG CTCGGAATTTTGACCTGCAGAAATCAGAGGCCATGCTCCGCAAG TACATGGCGTTCCGGAAGACCATGGACATTGACCACATCCTTGAATGGCAGCCCCCCGAG CTGGGGAGGAAGATTGAGACCATCGTGATGATATTCGACTGCGAGGGGCTGGGGCTGAAGCACTTCTGGAAACCCCTGGTGGAAGTGTACCAGGAG TTCTTTGGCCTCCTTGAAGAGAATTACCCAGAGACCCTGAAGTTCATGCTCATTGTGAAAG CCACCAAACTGTTCCCTGTGGGATACAACCTCATGAAGCCCTTCTTGAGTGAGGACACTCGCAGGAAAATTGTAGTGTTGGGAA GCAACTGGAAGGAAGGATTGCTAAAACTCATCAGTCCTGAGCAACTGCCTGCCCAGTTTGGGGGGACCCTGACCGACCCAGATGGGAACCCCAAATGTTTAACCAAG ATCAACTATGGTGGGGAGATCCCCAAGTCCATGTACGTGCGGGACCAGGTGAAGGCTCAGTACGAGCACTCGGCGCAGATCAGCCGCGGCTCCTCGCACCAGGTGGAGTACGAGATCCTGTTCCCAGGCTGTGTCCTCAG GTGGCAGTTCGCGTCGGACGGAGGAGACATTGGCTTCGGAGTTTTCCTGAAGACCAAGATGGGGGAGCGGCAGCGGGCCGTGGAGATGACAGAGGTGCTGGCCAGCCAGCGCTACAACTCCCACATGGTGCCCGAGGACGGGAGCCTCACCTGCACGGAAGCCGGTGTCT ACGTCCTGCGCTTTGACAACACCTATAGCTTTGTCCATGCCAAGAAGGTCAGCTTCACAGTGGAGGTGCTGCTCCCAGATGAGGGCATGCAGAAATACGACAAAGAGCTCACCCCTGTCTAG
- the LOC102412653 gene encoding SEC14-like protein 3 isoform X2, translated as MLRKYMAFRKTMDIDHILEWQPPEVIQKYMPGGLCGYDRDGCPVWYDIIGPLDPKGLLFSVTKQDLLKTKMRDCERILHECDLQTERLGRKIETIVMIFDCEGLGLKHFWKPLVEVYQEFFGLLEENYPETLKFMLIVKATKLFPVGYNLMKPFLSEDTRRKIVVLGSNWKEGLLKLISPEQLPAQFGGTLTDPDGNPKCLTKINYGGEIPKSMYVRDQVKAQYEHSAQISRGSSHQVEYEILFPGCVLRWQFASDGGDIGFGVFLKTKMGERQRAVEMTEVLASQRYNSHMVPEDGSLTCTEAGVYVLRFDNTYSFVHAKKVSFTVEVLLPDEGMQKYDKELTPV; from the exons ATGCTCCGCAAG TACATGGCGTTCCGGAAGACCATGGACATTGACCACATCCTTGAATGGCAGCCCCCCGAG GTGATCCAGAAGTACATGCCTGGAGGCCTGTGTGGCTATGACCGAGACGGCTGCCCCGTGTGGTACGACATCATTGGGCCGCTGGACCCCAAGGGCCTGCTCTTCTCGGTCACCAAGCAGGACCTGCTCAAGACCAAGATGAGGGACTGTGAGCGCATCCTGCACGAGTGTGACCTGCAGACCGAGCGG CTGGGGAGGAAGATTGAGACCATCGTGATGATATTCGACTGCGAGGGGCTGGGGCTGAAGCACTTCTGGAAACCCCTGGTGGAAGTGTACCAGGAG TTCTTTGGCCTCCTTGAAGAGAATTACCCAGAGACCCTGAAGTTCATGCTCATTGTGAAAG CCACCAAACTGTTCCCTGTGGGATACAACCTCATGAAGCCCTTCTTGAGTGAGGACACTCGCAGGAAAATTGTAGTGTTGGGAA GCAACTGGAAGGAAGGATTGCTAAAACTCATCAGTCCTGAGCAACTGCCTGCCCAGTTTGGGGGGACCCTGACCGACCCAGATGGGAACCCCAAATGTTTAACCAAG ATCAACTATGGTGGGGAGATCCCCAAGTCCATGTACGTGCGGGACCAGGTGAAGGCTCAGTACGAGCACTCGGCGCAGATCAGCCGCGGCTCCTCGCACCAGGTGGAGTACGAGATCCTGTTCCCAGGCTGTGTCCTCAG GTGGCAGTTCGCGTCGGACGGAGGAGACATTGGCTTCGGAGTTTTCCTGAAGACCAAGATGGGGGAGCGGCAGCGGGCCGTGGAGATGACAGAGGTGCTGGCCAGCCAGCGCTACAACTCCCACATGGTGCCCGAGGACGGGAGCCTCACCTGCACGGAAGCCGGTGTCT ACGTCCTGCGCTTTGACAACACCTATAGCTTTGTCCATGCCAAGAAGGTCAGCTTCACAGTGGAGGTGCTGCTCCCAGATGAGGGCATGCAGAAATACGACAAAGAGCTCACCCCTGTCTAG
- the MTFP1 gene encoding mitochondrial fission process protein 1 isoform X4, with product MSEPPSRGAERDLFRDTWVRYLGYANEVGEAFRSLVPAAVVWLSYGVSSSYVLADAIDKGKKARDVPGPEAGRSSRVTVAVVDTFVWQALASVAIPGFTINRVCAASLYILSTATRWPLAVRKWTTTTLGLLTIPVIIHPIDRHSE from the exons ATGTCCGAGCCGCCCTCGCGGGGGGCCGAGCGCGACCTTTTCCGGGACACGTGGGTGCGGTACCTGG GCTACGCCAATGAGGTGGGGGAGGCCTTCCGCTCCCTGGTGCCGGCAGCTGTCGTGTGGCTGAGCTACGGCGTGTCCAGCTCCTACGTGCTGGCCGATGCCATTGACAAGGGCAAGAAAGCCAGAGAT GTACCGGGCCCTGAGGCAGGCCGCAGCAGCAGGGTGACCGTGGCCGTGGTGGACACCTTTGTGTGGCAGGCTCTGGCCTCTGTGGCCATCCCAGGCTTCACTATCAACCGCGTGTGTGCGGCCTCCCTCTACATCCTGAGCACTGCCACCCGCTGGCCTCTGGCTGTCCGCAAGTGGACCACCACCACGCTGGGGCTGCTCACCATCCCCGTCATCATCCACCCCATCGACAG GCACTCTGAGTGA
- the MTFP1 gene encoding mitochondrial fission process protein 1 isoform X3 has translation MSEPPSRGAERDLFRDTWVRYLGYANEVGEAFRSLVPAAVVWLSYGVSSSYVLADAIDKGKKARDVPGPEAGRSSRVTVAVVDTFVWQALASVAIPGFTINRVCAASLYILSTATRWPLAVRKWTTTTLGLLTIPVIIHPIDSLQDPSLMVPAP, from the exons ATGTCCGAGCCGCCCTCGCGGGGGGCCGAGCGCGACCTTTTCCGGGACACGTGGGTGCGGTACCTGG GCTACGCCAATGAGGTGGGGGAGGCCTTCCGCTCCCTGGTGCCGGCAGCTGTCGTGTGGCTGAGCTACGGCGTGTCCAGCTCCTACGTGCTGGCCGATGCCATTGACAAGGGCAAGAAAGCCAGAGAT GTACCGGGCCCTGAGGCAGGCCGCAGCAGCAGGGTGACCGTGGCCGTGGTGGACACCTTTGTGTGGCAGGCTCTGGCCTCTGTGGCCATCCCAGGCTTCACTATCAACCGCGTGTGTGCGGCCTCCCTCTACATCCTGAGCACTGCCACCCGCTGGCCTCTGGCTGTCCGCAAGTGGACCACCACCACGCTGGGGCTGCTCACCATCCCCGTCATCATCCACCCCATCGACAG CCTTCAAGATCCATCTCTAATGGTACCTGCTCCTTGA
- the MTFP1 gene encoding mitochondrial fission process protein 1 isoform X2 → MSEPPSRGAERDLFRDTWVRYLGYANEVGEAFRSLVPAAVVWLSYGVSSSYVLADAIDKGKKARDVPGPEAGRSSRVTVAVVDTFVWQALASVAIPGFTINRVCAASLYILSTATRWPLAVRKWTTTTLGLLTIPVIIHPIDRSVDFLLDSSLRKLYPSVEKPSSS, encoded by the exons ATGTCCGAGCCGCCCTCGCGGGGGGCCGAGCGCGACCTTTTCCGGGACACGTGGGTGCGGTACCTGG GCTACGCCAATGAGGTGGGGGAGGCCTTCCGCTCCCTGGTGCCGGCAGCTGTCGTGTGGCTGAGCTACGGCGTGTCCAGCTCCTACGTGCTGGCCGATGCCATTGACAAGGGCAAGAAAGCCAGAGAT GTACCGGGCCCTGAGGCAGGCCGCAGCAGCAGGGTGACCGTGGCCGTGGTGGACACCTTTGTGTGGCAGGCTCTGGCCTCTGTGGCCATCCCAGGCTTCACTATCAACCGCGTGTGTGCGGCCTCCCTCTACATCCTGAGCACTGCCACCCGCTGGCCTCTGGCTGTCCGCAAGTGGACCACCACCACGCTGGGGCTGCTCACCATCCCCGTCATCATCCACCCCATCGACAG GTCGGTGGACTTCCTCCTGGACTCCAGCCTGCGCAAGCTCTACCCCTCAGTGGAGAAGCCCAGCTCCTCCTGA
- the MTFP1 gene encoding mitochondrial fission process protein 1 isoform X1 has protein sequence MSEPPSRGAERDLFRDTWVRYLGYANEVGEAFRSLVPAAVVWLSYGVSSSYVLADAIDKGKKARDVPGPEAGRSSRVTVAVVDTFVWQALASVAIPGFTINRVCAASLYILSTATRWPLAVRKWTTTTLGLLTIPVIIHPIDRSRDTHSFVLAWRIPGTAEPGGLPSMGSHRVGHD, from the exons ATGTCCGAGCCGCCCTCGCGGGGGGCCGAGCGCGACCTTTTCCGGGACACGTGGGTGCGGTACCTGG GCTACGCCAATGAGGTGGGGGAGGCCTTCCGCTCCCTGGTGCCGGCAGCTGTCGTGTGGCTGAGCTACGGCGTGTCCAGCTCCTACGTGCTGGCCGATGCCATTGACAAGGGCAAGAAAGCCAGAGAT GTACCGGGCCCTGAGGCAGGCCGCAGCAGCAGGGTGACCGTGGCCGTGGTGGACACCTTTGTGTGGCAGGCTCTGGCCTCTGTGGCCATCCCAGGCTTCACTATCAACCGCGTGTGTGCGGCCTCCCTCTACATCCTGAGCACTGCCACCCGCTGGCCTCTGGCTGTCCGCAAGTGGACCACCACCACGCTGGGGCTGCTCACCATCCCCGTCATCATCCACCCCATCGACAG GAGCAGAGATACCCACTcctttgttcttgcctggagaatcccagggacggcagagcctggcgggctgccgtctatggggtcgcacagggtcggacacgactga